In Penaeus chinensis breed Huanghai No. 1 chromosome 2, ASM1920278v2, whole genome shotgun sequence, the following proteins share a genomic window:
- the LOC125034059 gene encoding cuticle protein AMP4-like, with product MKTIIALAVLAVAVAEQLPLANPPIAIVRSSQVNPDQFGAHSSDFEAANGIVFQFSGSEGVAGGSNMVGSWSYPQEDGTVASFKFVADENGFQPESSLLPVAPAFPHPIPQFVLDQIEFARLEDERKAREGAKGQA from the exons ATGAAAAcc ATTATTGCCCTCGCTGTGTTGGCTGTGGCTGTGGCAGAACAGCTGCCTCTCGCCAACCCGCCCATTGCCATCGTGCGAAGCAGCCAGGTGAACCCCGACCAGTTCGGCGCCCACAGCTCCGACTTTGAGGCTGCCAATGGCATCGTGTTCCAGTTCTCGGGTTCTGAGGGCGTCGCTGGCGGTTCTAACATGGTTGGCTCTTGGAG ttatccTCAGGAAGATGGTACCGTAGCCTCTTTCAAGTTCGTggccgacgagaacggcttccagcccgagTCGTCGctcctgcccgtggcccccgccttcccccaccccatcccccagttcgtcctcgaccagatcgagtTCGCCCGCCTCGAGGACGAGCGCAAGGCTCGCGAAGGAGCAAAGGGCCAAGCGTAG